One segment of Palaemon carinicauda isolate YSFRI2023 chromosome 35, ASM3689809v2, whole genome shotgun sequence DNA contains the following:
- the LOC137627706 gene encoding uncharacterized protein isoform X2: MEKFTLFLLMPGVALGLKESFWIDGMDVGHDGHWTTREGENFPMGTPFWAGFPDYQEPSGGTKENCAHMNNGQRFYIDDIDCNSAYWFICEQANNYEKSNKNVSTSDSPCPFHYVRVGSKCLSFLHQYKLPWDEASLQCWDLEPKGELAIVNDLELLRAIFLYLEEGWLTDHNYWIGGTDEGHEGTWTWTDGSAVPMGTPFWGLYNGGQEPAGGSTENYLFLSNRDFYFRDNSGSTHLTPLCQMIE; the protein is encoded by the exons ATGGAAAAATTCACCCTTTTTCTGCTGATGCCAGGAGTTGCTTTGG GATTGAAAGAAAGCTTTTGGATCGACGGAATGGACGTAGGGCACGACGGACACTGGACCACGAGAGAAGGAGAAAATTTCCCGATGGGAACTCCCTTTTGGGCCGGTTTCCCAGATTACCAGGAACCCAGCGGAGGAACCAAAGAGAACTGTGCTCACATGAACAACGGTCAGAGGTTTTATATTGACGATATCGACTGCAACTCAGCCTATTGGTTCATTTGCGAACAGGCAAATAACTACGAAAAGTCTAACAAAA ATGTATCAACTTCTGACTCTCCCTGTCCATTTCACTATGTCAGGGTCGGTAGCAAATGTCTATCTTTCCTACACCAATATAAACTTCCATGGGACGAAGCAAGTTTGCAGTGCTGGGACCTGGAACCCAAAGGAGAACTTGCCATCGTCAATGATCTAGAGTTACTGAGGGCGATTTTTCTTTACCTTGAAGAAGGAT GGCTGACAGATCACAATTACTGGATTGGAGGCACTGACGAGGGACACGAAGGTACTTGGACATGGACGGATGGATCAGCAGTACCTATGG ggACACCGTTTTGGGGCCTCTACAATGGTGGTCAAGAACCTGCAGGAGGAAGTACAGAAAATTACTTGTTCTTGTCAAATCGGGACTTTTACTTTCGAGACAACAGTGGTTCAACTCACCTTACTCCTTTATGCCAGATGATTGAATAA
- the LOC137627706 gene encoding uncharacterized protein isoform X1, with translation MEKFTLFLLMPGVALAVCDPKFEQVGEKCLMFETAHRMTFEEAHEFCISERWATLAVIDSAQHFKDIVYYIHGKGLKESFWIDGMDVGHDGHWTTREGENFPMGTPFWAGFPDYQEPSGGTKENCAHMNNGQRFYIDDIDCNSAYWFICEQANNYEKSNKNVSTSDSPCPFHYVRVGSKCLSFLHQYKLPWDEASLQCWDLEPKGELAIVNDLELLRAIFLYLEEGWLTDHNYWIGGTDEGHEGTWTWTDGSAVPMGTPFWGLYNGGQEPAGGSTENYLFLSNRDFYFRDNSGSTHLTPLCQMIE, from the exons ATGGAAAAATTCACCCTTTTTCTGCTGATGCCAGGAGTTGCTTTGG CTGTATGTGATCCAAAATTTGAACAAGTGGGCGAAAAATGCTTAATGTTCGAAACTGCACATCGGATGACCTTCGAAGAAGCTCATGAGTTTTGCATCTCAGAACGATGGGCCACTTTGGCAGTCATAGATTCAGCTCAACACTTCAAGGATATCGTTTATTATATTCACGGCAAAG GATTGAAAGAAAGCTTTTGGATCGACGGAATGGACGTAGGGCACGACGGACACTGGACCACGAGAGAAGGAGAAAATTTCCCGATGGGAACTCCCTTTTGGGCCGGTTTCCCAGATTACCAGGAACCCAGCGGAGGAACCAAAGAGAACTGTGCTCACATGAACAACGGTCAGAGGTTTTATATTGACGATATCGACTGCAACTCAGCCTATTGGTTCATTTGCGAACAGGCAAATAACTACGAAAAGTCTAACAAAA ATGTATCAACTTCTGACTCTCCCTGTCCATTTCACTATGTCAGGGTCGGTAGCAAATGTCTATCTTTCCTACACCAATATAAACTTCCATGGGACGAAGCAAGTTTGCAGTGCTGGGACCTGGAACCCAAAGGAGAACTTGCCATCGTCAATGATCTAGAGTTACTGAGGGCGATTTTTCTTTACCTTGAAGAAGGAT GGCTGACAGATCACAATTACTGGATTGGAGGCACTGACGAGGGACACGAAGGTACTTGGACATGGACGGATGGATCAGCAGTACCTATGG ggACACCGTTTTGGGGCCTCTACAATGGTGGTCAAGAACCTGCAGGAGGAAGTACAGAAAATTACTTGTTCTTGTCAAATCGGGACTTTTACTTTCGAGACAACAGTGGTTCAACTCACCTTACTCCTTTATGCCAGATGATTGAATAA